A genomic region of Trifolium pratense cultivar HEN17-A07 linkage group LG3, ARS_RC_1.1, whole genome shotgun sequence contains the following coding sequences:
- the LOC123917332 gene encoding uncharacterized protein LOC123917332: protein MAVIETNTKSSMHLRSNSLPSAPHPLVSQFEDNLQSLKSSEGTSSASSSLICDKLNRMQDLHDCINNLLQLPIEQQALAQECNEKSVDELLERSLRILDICSTAKDFLSLSKENMHELQSVIRRRGIKTGLTLEGVKYLALRKNMKKQIRKALVNLKSMKNELIVSSSPMLGFLNEAEAVTLCSLEHLLLFISDPKGHSKHSRWSAISMLMHSKRAVCDSHESNEFQKVDAALQSSSTENFQSDMENLEMRIQDLEIGIEQISRKLIRNRVSLLNIFNH from the coding sequence ATGGCAGTcattgaaacaaacacaaagagCTCTATGCATCTTCGCAGCAACAGTTTACCCTCCGCACCTCACCCTCTTGTATCACAATTTGAGGACAACTTGCAAAGTTTGAAGAGTTCTGAAGGCACCTCTTCAGCTTCATCTTCTTTGATATGCGACAAACTTAATAGAATGCAGGATTTACATGACTGCATCAATAACTTACTTCAATTGCCAATTGAACAACAAGCCTTAGCACAAGAGTGCAATGAAAAATCCGTTGATGAACTACTAGAAAGATCTCTTAGAATATTGGATATCTGTAGTACAGCTAAAGATTTCCTTTCGCTATCAAAGGAAAACATGCATGAACTACAGTCAGTCATCAGAAGGAGAGGAATCAAAACTGGATTGACACTCGAAGGTGTAAAATATTTGGCTCTTAGGAAGAACATGAAGAAGCAAATTCGAAAGGCATTGGTAAATTTGAAATCAATGAAGAATGAGTTGATTGTTTCTTCCTCACCTATGCTTGGATTCTTGAATGAAGCAGAAGCAGTCACCCTATGCTCATTAGAACATTTGTTACTATTTATCTCCGATCCAAAAGGACACTCAAAGCACAGCAGATGGTCAGCAATATCCATGTTGATGCACTCTAAAAGAGCAGTTTGTGATTCTCATGAATCAAATGAATTTCAGAAGGTGGATGCAGCTTTGCAATCTTCATCTACTGAAAATTTTCAAAGTGATATGGAAAATTTGGAGATGCGCATTCAAGATCTAGAAATAGGAATTGAACAAATCTCAAGAAAATTAATTAGAAATAGAGTTTCACTTCTTAACATTTTCAACCACTAA
- the LOC123917333 gene encoding uncharacterized protein LOC123917333 isoform X1: MLTEGGILGICSDDGERLNQVVLQVIDVKPLQTPPLAGTVDGYRGLTFSDGSHCIVGFITKKLEELVQYGKLKIGSIVALTHYFFSQFKNRKVLIIMELEIASFKCDYVIGKPVPLHNLGEILPEGNVPLSYADEDLPNRSQAKEKRKKRTAKESIPRLKLALTKKAELEKVVSELCTAQYKLGFKNAQAQAVLLSSVGDDLSAMNMLKVVKNGEIVSDDEEEEE; the protein is encoded by the exons ATGCTGACGGAAGGAGGGATATTGGGAATTTGCAGTGACGATGGTGAAAGGCTTAATCAGGTGGTACTGCAAGTTATCGACGTGAAGCCGTTGCAGACACCGCCGTTAGCCGGCACTGTCGACGGGTACCGTGGCCTTACTTTCTCTGACGGTTCCCATTGTATCGTTGGATTTATCACCAAGAAACTGGAAGAATTGGTTCAATATGGAAAATTGAAGATAGGTTCCATTGTTGCGCTTACTCACTACTTTTTCAGCCAATTCAAGAACCGAAA GGTTCTTATCATCATGGAGCTAGAGATCGCAAGCTTCAAATGTGATTATGTGATTGGAAAACCTGTTCCACTACACAACT TAGGTGAGATTCTGCCAGAGGGGAATGTACCATTGTCTTATGCTGACGAGGACCTCCCCAATCGTTCCCAGGCTAAGGAGAAGAGGAAAAAGAGGACAGCCAAAGAATCTATCCCAAGATTGAAACTTGCTTTGACGAAGAAAGCTGAGTTGGAAAAGGTAGTCAGTGAGCTTTGCACTGCACAGTATAAACTCGGTTTCAAAAATGCTCAAGCTCAAGCGGTCTTGCTAAGCTCTGTAGGCGACGACCTTTCTGCTATGAACATGCTCAAAGTGGTGAAGAATGGTGAGATTGTTAGTGATgatgaggaggaagaagaataa
- the LOC123917330 gene encoding uncharacterized protein LOC123917330 codes for MAVIETNTKSSLHLRSNSLPSTPHPLLSQFEDNLQRLKSSEGASSVSSSSICDKLNGMQDLHDCIDDLLQLPVKQQALAQQCNEKSVDELLEGSLRILDICSTAKDFLSLSKENMHELQSVIRRRGIKTGLTLEGVKYLTLRKNMKKQIRKALVNLKSLKNELIASSSPMLGFLNEAEAVTLCSLEHLFLFLFISDPKGHSKNGRWSAISKLMHSKRAVCDSHESETNEFEKVDAALKSSSTENFQNDMENLEMCIEDLEIGVEQISRKLIRNRVSLLNIFNH; via the coding sequence atggcagtcattgaaacaaacacaaagagCTCTCTACATCTTCGCAGCAACAGTTTACCCTCCACACCTCACCCTCTTCTATCACAATTTGAGGACAACTTGCAAAGGTTGAAGAGTTCTGAAGGTGCCTCTTCAGTGTCATCTTCTTCAATATGCGACAAACTTAATGGCATGCAGGATTTGCATGACTGCATCGATGACTTACTTCAATTGCCAGTTAAACAACAAGCCTTAGCACAACAGTGCAACGAAAAATCCGTTGATGAACTACTAGAAGGATCTCTTAGAATATTGGATATCTGTAGTACGGCTAAAGATTTCCTTTCGCTATCAAAGGAAAACATGCATGAACTACAGTCGGTCATCAGAAGGAGAGGAATCAAAACTGGATTGACACTCGAGGGTGTAAAATATTTGACTCTTAGGAAGAACATGAAGAAGCAAATTCGAAAGGCGTTGGTGAATTTGAAATCATTGAAGAATGAGTTGATTGCTTCTTCCTCACCTATGCTTGGATTCTTGAATGAAGCAGAAGCAGTCACCCTATGCTCATTAGAACATTTGTTTCTGTTTCTATTTATCTCCGATCCAAAAGGACACTCAAAGAACGGCAGATGGTCAGCAATATCTAAGCTGATGCACTCTAAAAGAGCAGTTTGTGATTCTCATGAATCAGAGACAAATGAATTTGAGAAGGTGGATGCAGCTTTGAAGTCTTCATCTactgaaaattttcaaaatgatatGGAAAATTTGGAGATGTGCATTGAAGACCTGGAAATAGGAGTTGAACAAATCTCAAGAAAATTAATTAGAAATAGAGTTTCACTTCTTAACATCTTCAACCACTAA
- the LOC123917336 gene encoding uncharacterized protein LOC123917336 isoform X1, translating into MWSDFMLELECMKLGWERDEYNNTDLSAMNMFKRVSNGEIVSDDEEEKEGEPSHVEGIDLYFADLLLCFECPFGSEINSNKCSNEHTLTASAYFKNASIGEDHATYRLLYHLFSEEEAILFKNGMQSLNLSSFIGSIGCKRNLFVWYY; encoded by the exons ATGTGGAGTGATTTCATGCTAGAATTAGAATGTATGAAGTTGGGTTGGGAGAGAGACGAGTACAATAATACTGATCTTTCTGCTATGAACATGTTCAAAAGAGTGAGTAATGGTGAGATTGTTAGTGATGATGAGGAGGAAAAAGAGGGAGAACCATCTCATGTGGAAGGCATCGACTTGTATTTTGCTGACCTTCTGCTGTGCTTTGAGTGTCCTTTTGGATCAGAGATAAATAGCAACAAATGTTCTAATGAGCACACACTGACTGCTTCTGCTTATTTCAAGAATGCAAGCATAGGTGAAG ATCATGCAACTTATCGGCTATTATATCATTTGTTTTCAGAAGAAGAAGCTATTCTATTTAAAAATGGCATGCAGTCTTTGAACTTGTCATCCTTCATTGGATCAATTGGATGCAAGAGGAatctttttgtttggtattattga
- the LOC123917336 gene encoding uncharacterized protein LOC123917336 isoform X2, which translates to MWSDFMLELECMKLGWERDEYNNTDLSAMNMFKRVSNGEIVSDDEEEKEGEPSHVEGIDLYFADLLLCFECPFGSEINSNKCSNEHTLTASAYFKNASIDHATYRLLYHLFSEEEAILFKNGMQSLNLSSFIGSIGCKRNLFVWYY; encoded by the exons ATGTGGAGTGATTTCATGCTAGAATTAGAATGTATGAAGTTGGGTTGGGAGAGAGACGAGTACAATAATACTGATCTTTCTGCTATGAACATGTTCAAAAGAGTGAGTAATGGTGAGATTGTTAGTGATGATGAGGAGGAAAAAGAGGGAGAACCATCTCATGTGGAAGGCATCGACTTGTATTTTGCTGACCTTCTGCTGTGCTTTGAGTGTCCTTTTGGATCAGAGATAAATAGCAACAAATGTTCTAATGAGCACACACTGACTGCTTCTGCTTATTTCAAGAATGCAAGCATAG ATCATGCAACTTATCGGCTATTATATCATTTGTTTTCAGAAGAAGAAGCTATTCTATTTAAAAATGGCATGCAGTCTTTGAACTTGTCATCCTTCATTGGATCAATTGGATGCAAGAGGAatctttttgtttggtattattga
- the LOC123917337 gene encoding uncharacterized protein LOC123917337, with the protein MQSCKSCMLLSLLHIEDDDPEEAPSELFNLCKLSSNCDTRGWDADGKLLLRRCRELAVFVSMTAIFFFLENRRKSEGTPLNGVQPPTFRNQRPVTALSSRYQARKGSVSN; encoded by the exons ATGCAGTCATGTAAATCCTGCATGCTATTAAGTTTGTTGCATATCGAAGATGATGACCCTGAAGAGGCGCCTTCAGAACTCTTTAACCTTTGCAAGTTGTCCTCAAATTGTGATACAAGAGGGTGGGATGCAGACGGTAAGCTGTTGCTGCGAAGATGCAGAGAGCTCGCTGTGTTTGTTTCAATGACtgccattttcttcttcttagagaACAGAAGAAAGTCAGAAG GCACCCCTCTCAATGGAGTTCAACCACCAACATTCCGGAATCAACGACCTGTTACAGCCTTATCATCCAGATATCAAGCCCGAAAAGGATCAGTTTCTAACTAG
- the LOC123917333 gene encoding replication protein A 70 kDa DNA-binding subunit C-like isoform X2 translates to MLTEGGILGICSDDGERLNQVVLQVIDVKPLQTPPLAGTVDGYRGLTFSDGSHCIVGFITKKLEELVQYGKLKIGSIVALTHYFFSQFKNRKVLIIMELEIASFKCDYVIGKPVPLHNCEILPEGNVPLSYADEDLPNRSQAKEKRKKRTAKESIPRLKLALTKKAELEKVVSELCTAQYKLGFKNAQAQAVLLSSVGDDLSAMNMLKVVKNGEIVSDDEEEEE, encoded by the exons ATGCTGACGGAAGGAGGGATATTGGGAATTTGCAGTGACGATGGTGAAAGGCTTAATCAGGTGGTACTGCAAGTTATCGACGTGAAGCCGTTGCAGACACCGCCGTTAGCCGGCACTGTCGACGGGTACCGTGGCCTTACTTTCTCTGACGGTTCCCATTGTATCGTTGGATTTATCACCAAGAAACTGGAAGAATTGGTTCAATATGGAAAATTGAAGATAGGTTCCATTGTTGCGCTTACTCACTACTTTTTCAGCCAATTCAAGAACCGAAA GGTTCTTATCATCATGGAGCTAGAGATCGCAAGCTTCAAATGTGATTATGTGATTGGAAAACCTGTTCCACTACACAACT GTGAGATTCTGCCAGAGGGGAATGTACCATTGTCTTATGCTGACGAGGACCTCCCCAATCGTTCCCAGGCTAAGGAGAAGAGGAAAAAGAGGACAGCCAAAGAATCTATCCCAAGATTGAAACTTGCTTTGACGAAGAAAGCTGAGTTGGAAAAGGTAGTCAGTGAGCTTTGCACTGCACAGTATAAACTCGGTTTCAAAAATGCTCAAGCTCAAGCGGTCTTGCTAAGCTCTGTAGGCGACGACCTTTCTGCTATGAACATGCTCAAAGTGGTGAAGAATGGTGAGATTGTTAGTGATgatgaggaggaagaagaataa
- the LOC123917334 gene encoding uncharacterized protein LOC123917334, which yields MHELQSVIRKRGIKTGLTLEGVKYLALRKNMKKQIRKALINLKSMKNDLIASSSPKLRFLEEAEAVTLCSLEHLLLFISDQKGHSKHGRWSAISKLMHSKRAVCDSHESETNEFEKVDAALQCSSSENIQSHMENLEMCIQDLEIGVEQISRKLIRNRVSLLNIFNH from the coding sequence ATGCATGAACTACAGTCGGTCATCAGAAAGAGAGGAATCAAAACTGGCTTGACACTCGAAGGTGTAAAATATTTGGCTCTTAGGAAGAACATGAAGAAGCAAATTCGAAAGGCGTTGATAAATTTGAAATCAATGAAGAATGATTTGATTGCTTCTTCCTCTCCTAAGCTTCGATTCTTGGAAGAAGCAGAAGCAGTCACCCTATGCTCATTAGAACATTTGTTACTATTTATCTCCGATCAAAAAGGACACTCAAAGCACGGCAGATGGTCAGCAATATCCAAGTTGATGCATTCAAAAAGAGCAGTTTGTGATTCTCATGAATCAGAGACAAATGAATTTGAGAAGGTGGATGCAGCTTTGCAGTGTTCATCTTCTGAGAATATTCAAAGTCATATGGAAAATTTGGAGATGTGTATTCAAGATCTAGAAATAGGAGTTGAACAAATCTCAAGAAAATTAATTAGAAATAGAGTTTCACTTCTTAACATCTTCAACCACTAA
- the LOC123917331 gene encoding uncharacterized protein LOC123917331, producing the protein MEIIETNTKSSMHLRSNSLPSAPHPLVSQFEDNLQRLKSSESASSVSSSSICNKLNSMQDLHDCIDNLLQFPIEQQALAQECNEKSVDDLLEGSLRILDICSTAKDFLSLSRENMHELQSVIRRRGIKTGLTLEGVKYLALRKNMKKQIRKALVNLKSLKNELIASSSPMLGFLNEAEAVTLCSLEHLLLFISDPKGHSKHSRWSAISKLMHSKRAVCDSHESETNEFEKVDAALKSSSTEKFQSDLENLEMCIQDLEIGVEQISRKLIRNRVSLLNIFNH; encoded by the coding sequence ATGGAAATcattgaaacaaacacaaagagCTCTATGCATCTTCGCAGCAACAGCTTACCCTCCGCACCCCATCCTCTTGTATCACAATTTGAGGACAACTTGCAAAGGTTGAAGAGTTCTGAAAGCGCCTCTTCAGTGTCATCATCTTCAATATGCAACAAACTTAATAGCATGCAAGATTTGCATGACTGCATCGATAACTTACTTCAATTTCCAATTGAACAACAAGCCTTAGCACAAGAGTGCAATGAAAAATCTGTCGATGACCTACTGGAAGGATCTCTTAGAATATTGGATATATGTAGTACAGCTAAAGATTTCCTTTCGCTATCAAGGGAAAACATGCATGAACTTCAGTCTGTCATCAGAAGGAGAGGAATCAAAACTGGATTGACACTCGAGGGTGTAAAATATTTGGCTCTTAGGAAGAACATGAAGAAGCAAATTCGAAAGGCGTTGGTGAATTTGAAATCATTGAAGAATGAGTTGATTGCTTCTTCCTCACCTATGCTTGGATTCTTGAATGAAGCAGAAGCAGTCACCCTATGCTCATTAGAACATTTGTTACTATTTATCTCCGATCCAAAAGGCCATTCAAAGCACAGCAGATGGTCTGCAATATCCAAGTTGATGCATTCAAAAAGAGCAGTTTGTGATTCTCATGAATCGGAGACAAATGAATTTGAGAAGGTGGATGCAGCTTTGAAGTCTTCATCTACTGAAAAATTTCAAAGTGATCTGGAAAATTTGGAGATGTGCATTCAAGATCTAGAAATAGGAGTTGAACAAATCTCAAGAAAATTAATTAGAAATAGAGTTTCACTTCTTAACATCTTCAACCACTAA